Part of the Lotus japonicus ecotype B-129 chromosome 6, LjGifu_v1.2 genome, TGGGAGCGTGTGATTGATTGTTTGTTAAGGAGTTTCAATATTGGACGCCATAAAGTATCGCGATATTCGCTATTAATATTAATTCACTGATATTCGCTATTAATATTAATTCACTGACCCTGTACTGTGTATGCACTATCAGTGTATGTACTCAACtacattatttatattattattagtcatcatattaatattattattagtattatttatactaacaaatcaataaaaaaaaagtttgataaATGGTGTGATGACTTATTTTACTATGAGTTGTTGGATCCTATGAATGTTTgtaatttttagaaaaaatgaaTATAGATAGGATTTAATTTACATGTACTTGTACTACACCTAACGCACTTAATGTTCTACGTAGGGTGTAATCGGACTGGATTAATTCGAATTTAGGGTGATAAAATGTTCGAACCTATTAAACATGTTCGgcttgggttggttcggatttcatgatttttatttctaaatCCGAATCAAACCAATCCGATgatcggattggttcggttcagATGGtcgaatttaaaataaaaaaaaaatattatttgaaaatatgcactaaaattattttaaaaatgtgaaaaattataaataatatagaagaatttaatatttttaaagaaaGAAACATTTGATAATAACATAATCCATACAATATAAATAAAACTAACATctctaatacaaatataaatacgTAATGTAATAGGCTGAAATTGTTTGAGCTTAGTGTAAACAAATTCCCAATTCATTGAGTTGGTTCGGATTGATCGGTTTTTCTATCCCTAAATCTGATACCCGAACCGATAGTGATCagattcagtaaaaaaaatccgAACCGAACCAATAATCCACTAACCCACCATAATGTGTTCGGTTGGGATTGGATTCGCAGATCGGATCATACCCGTTTACACCCCTAGTTCTACGGCAGCATTAGCTTGCCACTCAACACGAGCTCTACCGTTCAacaaggaccaaaaccaaaacgTGTATAATCATAGGGATGAAACCACACTTTGTTTTCCGATAAAGGACTAAAAATCCAATTTACTTGCAAACACGATAGCGGGAAAACTTGGCGCCATGAAAGCTTGCAATTTCgtcttccatttcctatataaaCCCAACCCAACCCTAACTCCCTTCATTTCCTCTCTTCTCCGACCTTCCCACAATGGCAACCACAAACGGCGTCGTCTCAGCCCATCTTCTCCGAGTCAAGAAGCTCTCCGAAAACGCCGTTTTACCTTCCAGAGCTTCACCTCTCTCCGCCGGCTACGACCTCTCCAGCGCCGCCGAGACCAAGGTCCCGGCGCGAGGAAAAGCCCTCGTCCCCACCGATCTCTCAATCGCCATTCCCGAAGGAACCTACGCCCGTATAGGTAATTTCCCCCTGTTAGGGTTTTTACTGGGAtttcatttttgaatttttgttgggttttgatTTTTGCAGCGCCGAGATCGGGGTTGGCTTGGAAGCATTCGATTGATGTTGGTGCGGGAGTGATCGATGCTGATTACAGGGGTCCGGTGGGGGTGATATTGTTCAATTTCTCGGATGTTGATTTTGAAGTGAAAAAGGGGGATAGGGTTGCTCAGATGATTCTGGAGAAGATTGTGACACCTGAGGTTGCTGAAGTTGAGGATTTGGATTCCACTGTCAGAGGTGAAGGTGGTTTTGGATCTACTGGGGTTTAATTCTCTAACTATGATTTGTTGCTTTTTAGGATTAGATTACTGGCATGTACCAGAAGAATGAATGGCTTTTGGTGATTTTGTATGATAGTTTGTGGGCTTGTCTCTCCTTTTTTCTTTGTAGTAATCTTGGGTTTTCTACGATTTCTATGTATAATAGTTTGGTAGTAAAAGACAGATGGAAACTGAGGATTGCTTTTTACACATCTTACATTTTTATTAATCTCACATTGGAGTAGGGTTAAGGTAGAAATCAATACCCTAAAATTTTCAATTCCTTTGGAAACCAATAATCATACTTCCAAAAGATTCAGCTTCCAAAATGCTTCAGCATTTATGCTATGATGATCCACTTAAAAATGAACGGGATAGGATACAGAAAGCAATAGAGCAAACTTCGTAGGAAGTACAATAATAAACTTCAAGGGATCGAAGTTCAATTTCAGCAAACACACAAGGCTCTGGATACCACATCTCCAGCCTTATAGATCCTCAGCATTTGGGCCAGCCGCTGCCtcaactctccccatcttgcaGTAACATTCCTGCAGCAACTCATCATCCATCTTCTCATCGCGTGTGAATGCCATCAGTTAATCAGATGTGGCTTCAATGAACAAATCACGATTACGCACCAGTAGCAGCGTGCGCTAAGCGCCATAGATTACCGTATAAGAGACTCCATAGATTACCGTTTAAGAGACTTTGCCATGGCTTATCACCTCAAGAAGGCCATGTGAAGTGAAATGTCTTTGTTCTGTGTTGATTTAGGGCATGCTTTAATACCACCACGAATGTTCTCTGTGCATATTTGTCCTAACACCATGCTATTGTTGACTTTGTTATTTATCTTATCTTTAGTTTACAGTTTAGCTAATTCAGATTACATTCTGATAAGTTCCTGTTATCTTTAGTTAGCTTTAGTTATCTTCTAGTTTGTCTTATCTTTCTGTTATCATTACTGATAAATACCTATATGAAAGACTTATAGTGTAGTGGTGAAGTGTCTTGGCGTGTCAAACAAATTAATGAGGTGTGTCCATTAGCCACGTCAACCTTTTTTAATGCCTGCAGGGATTAAGACATGACCTTACTTCAAAAATGAGTGTTTAAATGAGAAGTTTTGAAATGCAGTTGCTAAAAACCAAAACTCACTATGTTTGTTTATTATAGATACTAAAAAGCAAAAACATTTAAACCTTAGAACACACGCTATCATAATTTAGTCCATATAATATAGACAAGATGAAGTAATTTGTAAGTGAGAGGAATTCAATTGATTCAATTAGTTAAATTTCCTtccttacaaaaaaaattaataattaaacttCCTTACATTTCAAAATCTCTAAAATTCAGAAGTTCTTCATCGAATCAATCAGACACATCCAATCATCAACCAATGTCTTAACCAAAAACAGCAAACCTAACAGTTGAGTCTCTTGAAAAGAGTTATGCCGTTCAAAAAGTACTCCAAATAGAAGAACATGTGAGATCTGAAAACCATAATAATCATTTGATTAATCTAGAAAAGGGTGACCAGAGAGCTGCGTGTGTCAGTCAGAGGATAATCGTCCGAAATTGTATCTTCAATGTCAGTTGGAAG contains:
- the LOC130723464 gene encoding deoxyuridine 5'-triphosphate nucleotidohydrolase-like, yielding MATTNGVVSAHLLRVKKLSENAVLPSRASPLSAGYDLSSAAETKVPARGKALVPTDLSIAIPEGTYARIAPRSGLAWKHSIDVGAGVIDADYRGPVGVILFNFSDVDFEVKKGDRVAQMILEKIVTPEVAEVEDLDSTVRGEGGFGSTGV